In Quercus robur chromosome 10, dhQueRobu3.1, whole genome shotgun sequence, a genomic segment contains:
- the LOC126704086 gene encoding uncharacterized protein LOC126704086 has product MANYTTRPFKDSVEARWQPPKPPWYKANMDGAVFTQQKEAGIGVVIRDHHGEVVAALSKRIKAPLGAVEIEAKAMEEGVRFAWEMGIRDCLFKSDSLTVVNAMQRRTEVPASIVNVINGSLSQLYGFRDVNFSHVGRSGNKVAHTLAQFAKSVQDYYAWVEEVPVCIEGLVVQDVM; this is encoded by the coding sequence ATGGCTAACTATACTACACGGCCTTTCAAAGATTCAGTGGAAGCAAGATGGCAACCTCCCAAGCCTCCGTGGTACAAGGCAAACATGGACGGTGCAGTTTTTACTCAGCAAAAGGAAGCCGGGATTGGAGTGGTGATAAGGGACCACCACGGAGAGGTAGTGGCAGCACTTAGCAAGCGGATAAAGGCTCCGTTGGGTGCTGTTGAGATAGAGGCTAAAGCAATGGAGGAAGGTGTCCGCTTCGCATGGGAAATGGGAATCCGAGACTGCCTGTTTAAAAGCGATTCCCTCACTGTCGTGAACGCCATGCAACGACGTACAGAGGTTCCAGCTTCTATTGTTAATGTTATTAATGGGTCATTGTCCCAGCTGTATGGGTTTAGAGATGTAAACTTTAGCCATGTGGGCCGGTCAGGAAACAAGGTTGCACACACGCTAGCCCAATTTGCTAAAAGCGTGCAAGACTATTACGCGTGGGTTGAGGAAGTTCCAGTTTGTATTGAGGGGCTGGTGGTCCAAGATGTCATGTAG